In a single window of the Nicotiana tomentosiformis chromosome 10, ASM39032v3, whole genome shotgun sequence genome:
- the LOC138900367 gene encoding uncharacterized protein, giving the protein MEARVTLSPKRALRLGIKLRKDLLYMLVKNEHRIRLNASIDVARFLLYFGLSFRGHDESDSSKNKGLFLGLLEWLKKRLPQVDRVILKHAPKNDMMTSPKIQKDIVSPCAQETVKVIINDLEGDYFGILVDESKDISHHEQMALALRYVDKKGQVNEPFIGLVRVGDTSAKSLKDAILSLLMKHLLSPSKIRGQGYDGASNMQGKMNSLKSLILQETPSAHCIHCFAHQLQLTLIAVAKKHKEVETFFAIVSNVLNVIGVSFKRRDKLRDHQAELLEQLLESGEVQSGKGLNQERGLQRPGDTRWGSHCKTLDNFVVLFASIVHVLGVIEYEGSEANDRL; this is encoded by the exons ATGGAAGCACGGGTGACTCTTTCACCAAAACGGGCTTTAAGGCTTGGAATAAAGCTTCGGAAAGACTTGCTTTACATGTTGGTCAA aaatgagCACCGAATTCGTTTAAATGCATCAATCGATGTTGCAAGGTTCCTCTTGTACTTTGGATTGTCATTTAGAGGTCACGATGAAAGTGATTCTTCAAAAAACAAAGGCCTTTTTCTAGGGCTTTTGGAATGGCTTAAAAAGAGGCTCCCTCAAGTGGATAGAGTCATATTGAAACATGCTCCAAAAAATGATATGATGACTTCGCCAAAAATTCAAAAGGACATTGTGAGTCCTTGTGCACAAGAAACCGTGAAAGTTATAATCAATGATTTAGAAGGGGATTATTTCGGGATATTAGTTGATGAGTCCAAGGATATTTCACACCATGAACAAATGGCCCTCGCTTTGCGGTATGTTGACAAAAAAGGTCAAGTGAACGAGCCATTTATTGGTCTTGTTCGTGTTGGTGATACCTCTGCAAAATCGTTGAAGGATGCAATACTTTCTTTGCTTATGAAACACTTATTAAGTCCATCCAAAATACGCGGACAAGGGTATGATGGAGCTAGTAATATGCAAGGAAAAATGAATAGTCTTAAATCTTTAATTTTGCAAGAAACTCCTTCGGCACATTGCATTCATTGTTTTGCTCATCAATTACAGTTGACGCTTATAGCGGTTGCTAAAAAACATAAGGAGGTGGAAACTTTCTTTGCTATAGTTTCTAATGTCTTGAATGTGATTGGAGTATCCTTTAAACGTAGAGATAAACTTCGAGACCATCAAGCAGAATTATTGGAGCAGTTGCTAGAGAGTGGTGAAGTTCAAAGTGGGAAAGGATTAAATCAAGAACGAGGGCTTCAAAGGCCAGGTGACACTCGTTGGGGATCACATTGTAAAACATTAGATAACTTTGTTGTTTTGTTTGCATCTATTGTTCATGTGCTTGGGGTGATTGAATATGAAGGTTCCGAGGCTAATGATAGATTGTAA
- the LOC138900368 gene encoding uncharacterized protein, whose protein sequence is MIFLNLTKDRLQQMRNEGWKSLMDEVSLFCAKHVILVPNMEEFYIPGKSKRRPSSVTYSHHLCIELFYTVIDLQLQELNSRFDVVSGNLLLGMASLNPANSFANFDKERIMTLAKYCPDEFGELKLRDLSHQLDTFILHMKHGDPRFSDLKGIGDLAKALVEANLVEAYSLIYLLVKLTLILPVATATVERAFSSMKYIKDELRSSIGDAFLNDCLVCYFEKEVFANVSNDAIIDRFQSMRIHRVQV, encoded by the coding sequence ATGATATTTCTTAACCTTACAAAGGATAGGttgcaacaaatgagaaatgaaGGATGGAAATCATTAATGGATGAAGTCTCTTTGTTTTGTGCTAAACATGTCATTTTGGTGCccaatatggaagaattctaTATTCCTGGAAAGTCAAAGCGTAGGCCTTCTAGTGTTACTTATTCACATCACTTATGTATTGAGCTTTTTTACACAGTGATTGATTTGCAACTTCAGGAGCTTAacagtcgttttgatgttgttagtgGTAACTTGCTTCTTGGTATGGCTAGCTTGAATCCAGCTAATTCGTTTGCTAATTTTGATAAGGAAAGAATAATGACATTGGCCAAGTATTGTCCAGATGAGTTTGGTGAATTGAAGCTTCGAGATCTTAGTCACCAACTTGACACTTTCATATTGCACATGAAACATGGTGACCCTAGATTCTCGGATTTGAAAGGAATTGGTGATTTGGCAAAAGCGTTGGTTGAAGCAAATCTTGTGGAGGCATATTCACTTATTTATTTACTTGTAAAGTTGACTCTAATTTTACCTGTCGCGACTGCAACGGTAGAAAGAGCATTCTCATCCATGAAGTACATCAAAGATGAATTGCGTAGTAGTATTGGTGATGCATTTTTAAATGATTGTTTAGTTTGTTACTTTGAAAAAGAAGTATTTGCAAATGTAAGCAATGATGCTATTATTGACCGTTTTCAGAGTATGAGAATACATCGAGTTCAAGTATAA
- the LOC104120005 gene encoding uncharacterized protein has translation MVRPMPRINGENTCISMPLTIGLFLSILALVTLCAKHGRKSSTKSISTEKTKTNESKIVPKLSPLRIPNKNSNTSGEESDDSTGEVVGEGGHGLWQKAIMMGEKCQPPEFSGVIYYDPFGNRVSELPRSPRASPMPRYASERQ, from the coding sequence atggttcGTCCAATGCCAAGAATTAATGGTGAAAATACATGTATTTCCATGCCATTAACAATTGGTTTATTTCTTTCAATATTAGCTCTTGTAACACTATGTGCTAAACATGGAAGAAAATCTTCAACAAAATCCATATCTACTGAAAAAACCAAAACTAATGAATCCAAAATAGTTCCAAAGTTGTCACCACTACGAATTCCTAACAAGAACAGTAATACTTCCGGCGAAGAATCCGACGATTCAACCGGAGAAGTGGTCGGAGAAGGTGGCCATGGGTTGTGGCAAAAGGCaattatgatgggtgaaaaatgCCAGCCACCGGAATTTTCAGGTGTTATATACTATGATCCTTTTGGAAATAGGGTTTCTGAACTTCCAAGATCACCTAGAGCAAGTCCTATGCCCAGATATGCTTCCGAACGTCAGTAG